The Cytophagales bacterium genome segment GGTTTTGGTAATGCCACAATAATTGATTCATTAAGAATAGTATGGCCTGCCTCGGGCATTACACAGATATTTACCAATGTAGCTGTTGACCAGTTTATTGAGATCACTGAAGGGATAAATGCTATTGCAATAGCTGAACCCTGTGTGCCTGATTTGCCGGTTGAGGATCCGGGGTTTGTTACCGGTACAGTAACTAATGATATTGATAGCAATTGCTTTATTGATCCTGTAATTGATCTGGGACTCCCTAATCGGTTAATCCAGGCAAAAAAACAAAGTACTCAGGAAAATTTCTTTGTTTTTTCAGATTCTGAAGGGGATTATGAATTTAGACTTCCACCTTCGGTTTATGAGGTAAACCAGGTAAAAATACAAAATGACATTCTAAAGGAACTTGATTGCCCTGATACGGATAGTCTCTATGTGGTAAATGCTGTATCTGGTGATACTATTGGCGATAATGATTATATAAACTTTCTTGTACAACAGGTATGTGGTGTTAGTATAAATATAGTAGGTATTTATTCATCTCCTCTTGCTTCAGCGTGCCCTGGAATTCCCCACACTTATTGTGTAACTTTTACAAATAATGGCAATCCTGTACAAAATGCAATTTTATCAATAAATTTAGATCCGAATCTAATAATTTTAAGCACTTCAGGTAGCTGTTGTATGAATCCGCCTCCTGTTGGTCAAACAGTTTCGTGTACAATTCCTTCTTTTCCTACTAATGCATCTTGTGATATATGTGTTGATGTACTAGTTCCTCCTACTTTTAGTGATCCTCTTACAACAACAGCTTCGATTGATGGAGAATGCGTCACTCCTCCTCCTGTGTTTTCTAACTCAGCCAGTTTTACAGATAATAATAATTGCGCTTTAGATCCTAATGATAAATTATTAGTTACTCCAAAAGGATGTGGCTTTTTTAATAATATCGGTAGGGATGATAAATTAATATACCAAATCCGATTTCAAAATGTAGGTACAGCTCCAGCTTTTAATATAGTAATAAGAGATGAACTGGATAATGCTCTGGATATAACCACTTTGAAATTATTAAGCACAAGCCATCTTTTAACCCGTTTTGAAATTATTCCTGAAAATG includes the following:
- a CDS encoding T9SS type A sorting domain-containing protein, with translation GFGNATIIDSLRIVWPASGITQIFTNVAVDQFIEITEGINAIAIAEPCVPDLPVEDPGFVTGTVTNDIDSNCFIDPVIDLGLPNRLIQAKKQSTQENFFVFSDSEGDYEFRLPPSVYEVNQVKIQNDILKELDCPDTDSLYVVNAVSGDTIGDNDYINFLVQQVCGVSINIVGIYSSPLASACPGIPHTYCVTFTNNGNPVQNAILSINLDPNLIILSTSGSCCMNPPPVGQTVSCTIPSFPTNASCDICVDVLVPPTFSDPLTTTASIDGECVTPPPVFSNSASFTDNNNCALDPNDKLLVTPKGCGFFNNIGRDDKLIYQIRFQNVGTAPAFNIVIRDELDNALDITTLKLLSTSHLLTRFEIIPENALIFSFENINLPDSASDPEGSNGFVIFSIKPKINIPDGTTINNQAGIYFDLNEVVLTNSTLNTIRDNPFPIADFEAHHSCTSTGLVFDFTYTGGTSDSTAFEWDFGSDAIPTTSTDENPAGILFANTGLKQVTLTITRFGCVSEITKTVDVTTVQCGKNNDKILICHTPPGNPGNSKILCINPSSLSDHLGHGDCIGSCAPSTARFAKNQESEVLQKELVLTVYPNPVNEEVTISFLLPESDIAKLEVYNYMGVRVAILFDQPIKAKLPYNIIFSTENLPAGYYFAVFQTSKERIITKMSILK